A region of Lycium barbarum isolate Lr01 chromosome 3, ASM1917538v2, whole genome shotgun sequence DNA encodes the following proteins:
- the LOC132634274 gene encoding expansin-A22-like yields the protein MVKHRSFFILFITIAVIFLVVAFETKRVEGDLDGNGWNNAHATFYGDMKGGDTMQGACGYGNLFRQGYGLETAALSTALFNNGSTCGACFQIMCANDPQWCNKGAVITITATNFCPPNYTKTVDIWCNPPQKHFDLSMPMFLKIAKYKAGVVPIVYRKVNCHKKGGLKFEIKGNPNWILVLVFNVGGAGDVANVKIKGSKTGWLPMSRNWGQNWQTSQQLLGQSLSFKVQTSDGRWVQSDNVVPANWKFGQTFEAKNNFI from the exons ATGGTCAAACACCGAAGTTTCTTCATTTTATTCATCACCATAGCTGTTATTTTTTTAGTTGTAGCATTTGAAACTAAACGGGTAGAAGGAGATTTGGATGGCAATGGATGGAATAATGCCCATGCTACATTTTATGGAGACATGAAGGGTGGCGATACCATGC AGGGAGCTTGTGGTTATGGAAATTTATTCCGCCAAGGTTATGGCCTGGAAACAGCAGCACTAAGCACAGCACTCTTTAATAATGGATCAACCTGTGGAGCTTGCTTTCAAATAATGTGTGCCAATGACCCTCAATGGTGCAATAAAGGCGCAGTCATAACTATAACCGCCACCAATTTTTGCCCTCCAAATTACACAAAAACTGTAGATATTTGGTGCAATCCTCCACAGAAGCACTTTGATTTATCAATGCCTATGTTCTTAAAAATCGCTAAATATAAAGCAGGTGTTGTCCCAATTGTTTACAGAAAAGTCAATTGTCACAAAAAAGGAGGGCTCAAGTTTGAGATTAAAGGGAATCCCAATTGGATTCTTGTTCTTGTGTTCAATGTGGGAGGTGCTGGAGATGTTGCTAATGTCAAAATCAAAGGATCTAAGACTGGATGGTTACCGATGTCGCGAAACTGGGGCCAAAATTGGCAGACTTCTCAGCAGTTACTAGGACAGAGCTTGTCTTTCAAAGTACAAACTAGTGATGGCCGATGGGTTCAATCTGATAATGTTGTTCCTGCTAACTGGAAATTTGGTCAGACATTCGAAGCGAAAAATAATTTTATCTGA